From Dioscorea cayenensis subsp. rotundata cultivar TDr96_F1 unplaced genomic scaffold, TDr96_F1_v2_PseudoChromosome.rev07_lg8_w22 25.fasta BLBR01001931.1, whole genome shotgun sequence, one genomic window encodes:
- the LOC120257192 gene encoding disease resistance RPP8-like protein 3, whose product MLNQLLSELRHLISLHIQTDEGCHIEINTTKDFPYHNTLQSLTLHGTWPRGNDISEFPIYLTKIELRDSELKEDPMPKLERLQYLVTLKFFASVYFGKTMVCSAGGFPMLESLFITNWYHDKKGRFGVHMWEAMPNLEEWSIEEGAMPKLTFLRLTSCEKLKMLPDFHHVTSLQKLELYGMSKELIRRTRREDLHKIRHVPKICRCTRTGPLKTGRRYDTDEGELLDAGEGISTVEKGDEEVRAEDKADNQEVRAEEED is encoded by the exons ATGCTAAACCAGCTACTCAGTGAACTACGCCATCTTATCAGCTTGCATATACAAACGGATGAAGGATGTCATATAGAAATCAACACAACAAAGGACTTCCCATATCATAACACCCTTCAGTCATTGACTTTACATGGAACTTGGCCAAGGGGGAACGACATATCTGAATTTCCAATTTATCTCACCAAGATTGAACTCCGTGATTCTGAATTGAAGGAAGACCCAATGCCCAAATTAGAGAGGCTACAATACCTTGTCACTCTCAAATTCTTTGCATCTGTATATTTTGGGAAAACCATGGTATGCTCTGCAGGTGGATTCCCTATGTTGGAAAGTCTATTCATTACCAATTGGTATCATGACAAAAAAGGAAGGTTCGGAGTGCATATGTGGGAGGCAATGCCCAATCTTGAGGAGTGGAGCATAGAGGAAGGTGCAATGCCAAAACTTACATTCCTACGATTAACTTCATGCGAGAAACTGAAAATGCTTCCAGATTTTCATCATGTGACGAGCCTTCAGAAATTGGAGTTGTATGGCATGTCTAAAGAGCTCATCCGCAGGACAAGGAGGGAGGATTTGCACAAGATTCGGCATGTGCCAAAAATCTGCCGTTGTACTAGAACAGGGCCCTTAAAAACTG GCCGCCGGTATGACACAGACGAAGGTGAGCTTTTAGATGCTGGAGAAGGCATTTCCACGGTCGAGAAGGGTGACGAGGAGGTCAGAGCCGAGGACAAGGCGGATAACCAGGAGGTCAGAGCCGAGGAAGAGGATTAA